Proteins from one Panicum virgatum strain AP13 chromosome 7K, P.virgatum_v5, whole genome shotgun sequence genomic window:
- the LOC120642360 gene encoding endoribonuclease Dicer homolog 4 isoform X3, whose translation MYELGHLIRKPSREVCIFLAPTIPLVRQQAMVIADSTNFKVQRYYGSGKSLRDHKAWENEMAEYEVLVMTPQIFLRNLRHCFIKMDSVALLVFDECHHAQAPKRHPYAQIMKEFYNNLDKPPRVFGMTASPIIGKGGSNKLIYTKCINSLEELLNAKVCSVDNVELESVVASPEIEVYFYGPVGQSNLIATYRKGLDDYKLQSECRLRESLCDFKESLKKLKSLQRLHENLIFCLQEIGLFGALQAARTFLSSSGGSLDRKGVDIDDNHASFVQHYLNKAISLLSCDILDGERALSLVPLAGADADSVDLETLEEPFFSKKFAVLIDVLSRYRLEENMKCIVFVKRIIVARVVAHILQNLKCLDFWKCEFLVGCHSVFKNMSRNKMGSIIEKFSSGEVNLLVATSVGEEGLDIQTCCLVVRFDLPETVSSFIQSRGRARMNKSKYIFLLERGNQSHKKLVGDYITGESIMDKEINLRTSNDMFDCLEENIYRVNGTGASISTACSVSLLHCYCDNLPRDMFFIPSPAFFYVDDVEGIVCRLILPPNAAFRQVNSQPCPSKDEAKRDACLKACIRLHELGALTDFLLPGQGSRKTKVSTIDISEINKAEDESFREELHEMLIPAILRPSRYKLDCLLNLHFYYIEFIPKPADRRYQMFGLFVIDALPKEAEKLDVELHLARARIVKAGIKYLGMITFNNEEMMLARNFQEMCLKVLLDRSEFTSSYVMLGNDAALQMGSTFYLLLPIKQKFYGDKFMIDWPAVKRCLSSPVFQDPRDLSLHDSYFPNESLKLLDGTYSKADVIGSLIFSPHNNLFFFVDVILDEVNAKSELNGATYEEYFMEKFSIELSHPEQPLLKVKQLFNLRNLLHNRQLESTESEGRELMEHFVELPPELCSLKIIGFSKDMGSSLSLLPSLMCRLENLLVAVELKDLMLSYFPEASQISASGILEALTTERCLERFSLERFEVLGDAFLKYVVGRHSFISYEGLDEGQLTRRRSDIVNNSNLYDLSIRRNLQVYIRDQQFEPTQFFALGRPCKVVCNPETEASLHPKNIDPDKQENCNLRCTKSHHWLHRKTIADVVESLLGAFIVESGFEAAFAFLHWIGIKVNFKDSALYRVLDASSANLSLMNYINVSELEELIGYKFKHKGLLIQAFVHPSFNKHSGGCYQRMEFLGDAVLEYLMTSYLYSAYPDLKPGHITDLKSLAVNNNSFALVAIKKSMHKYLIKDSKYLMTAVNKFENYVNLSNSEKDFSEEPACPKVLGDIVESCVGAVLLDSGFNLNHVWKLMLMLLKPILSFCDMHINPMRELRELCQCNRFELGLPKPTKADGEFHVKVEVNINGKMISCTAANRNSKDARKLAAQDALSKLKNYGYKHKSKSLEEILRVATKKEPELIGYDEEPIKVEDDISIETKNLQENGEIEENIFVQNNEASSIGRYETSIQSTGDNTVDKNDTNDGRMNKSNVVTQNGCLLRGAADKINKKEYHGDMVHKTARSFLYELCAANYWKPPEFELCKDEGPSHLRKFTCKVLVQIMGPSATLLECFSDPKQQKKAAQEHAAQGALWCLKQLGYLPKDETRV comes from the exons ATGTATGAGCTTGGACACCTCATCCGCAAGCCCAGCCGGGAGGTGTGCATCTTCCTAGCACCAACCATTCCTCTTGTCCGCCAG cAAGCAATGGTGATTGCGGATTCCACCAATTTTAAAGTTCAACGTTACTATGGAAGTGGTAAAAGCTTAAGAGACCACAAGGCATGGGAGAATGAGATGGCTGAGTATGAG GTCCTTGTAATGACTCCTCAAATATTTTTGCGTAATTTGCGGCATTGTTTCATCAAGATGGACTCAGTGGCACTTTTGGTATTTGATGAATGCCATCATGCtcaagcaccaaaaaggcaTCCATATGCACAAATTATGAAG GAATTCTACAACAACCTTGATAAACCTCCTCGTGTTTTTGGCATGACGGCTTCACCGATTATTGGAAAAG GTGGGTCTAACAAGCTTATCTACACTAAATGTATCAACAGTCTTGAGGAACTACTTAATGCAAAG GTTTGTTCAGTTGATAATGTAGAACTTGAAAGTGTGGTTGCTTCTCCTGAGATTGAAGTGTACTTTTATGGCCCTGTTGGTCAGTCTAACTTGATTGCAACTTACAGAAAAGGGCTTGATGACTATAAGCTCCAG TCTGAATGCAGGCTAAGAGAGAGCCTATGCGATTTCAAGGAGTCTCTGAAGAAACTGAAGTCTTTACAGAGGTTGCATGAAAATTTGATTTTCTGTTTGCAAGAAATTGGTCTTTTTGGAGCTCTGCAA GCTGCAAGGACCTTTCTATCTTCCAGTGGTGGTAGTCTAGACAGAAAGGGGGTTGACATTGATGACAATCATGCCAGTTTTGTACAGCATTATCTAAACAAAGCAATTTCTCTTCTAAGCTGCGACATATTAGATGGTGAACGTGCCCTTTCTCTAGTACCCTTGGctg GTGCTGATGCTGATTCAGTTGATCTAGAGACGCTGGAGGAACCTTTCTTCTCCAAAAAATTTGCAGTCCTTATTGACGTTCTGTCAAGATACAG GCTAGAGGAAAACATGAAGTGTATTGTTTTTGTGAAAAGAATAATTGTCGCAAGAGTAGTCGCGCATATTCTCCAAAATCTGAAGTGCCTTGATTTCTGGAAATGTGAGTTTCTTGTGGGATGCCACTCAGTATTCAAGAACATGTCAAGGAACAAGATGGGTTCGATCATTGAAAAGTTCTCTTCGGGTGAG GTCAACCTTTTGGTCGCTACTAGTGTAGGTGAGGAGGGACTTGACATCCAGACTTGCTGCCTTGTTGTGCGGTTTGATCTCCCAGAAACTGTTTCTAGCTTTATCCAGTCAAGGGGACGTGCACGGATGAACAAATCTAAATACATTTTCCTCCTGGAGAG GGGAAATCAGTCTCATAAGAAGTTGGTTGGTGATTATATTACTGGCGAAAGCATTATGGATAAAGAGATTAACTTGAGAACGTCAAATGATATGTTCGATTGCCTTGAGGAGAATATCTATCGAGTGAACGGCACTGGTGCTTCCATTAGCACCGCTTGCAGTGTATCTCTATTACATTGCTATTGTGACAACCTTCCTAGAGATAT GTTTTTTATTCCTTCCCCAGCATTCTTCTATGTTGATGATGTTGAAGGAATAGTCTGCAGACTAATTCTTCCACCAAATGCTGCTTTTCGTCAAGTGAACAGTCAACCCTGTccatcaaaagatgaagctaagAGAGATGCATGCTTGAAAGCATGCATAAGACTTCACGAACTGGGTGCTTTGACAGATTTTCTTCTGCCAGGGCAAGGCTCTAGAAAGACTAAGGTGTCAACAATAGATATTTCAGAAATCAACAAAGCTGAGG ATGAAAGTTTTAGGGAAGAGCTTCATGAGATGTTGATTCCTGCGATTCTAAGACCTTCAAGATACAAACTGGACTGCTTGTTGAACTTGCATTTCTACTACATAGAATTTATTCCCAAACCAGCAGATAGACGATATCAGATGTTTGGTCTTTTTGTGATCGATGCCCTTCCGAAGGAAGCTGAAAAGTTGGACGTTGAATTGCATCTTGCTCGTGCGAGGATTGTGAAAGCAGGAATTAAATATTTGGGAATGATTACATTTAACAATGAAGAG ATGATGCTCGCACGCAATTTCCAAGAAATGTGTTTGAAGGTTCTCCTGGACAGATCTGAGTTCACTTCATCTTATGTTATGTTGGGGAATGATGCTGCATTACAAATGGGTTCAACATTTTACCTTTTGCTTCCCATCAAGCAGAAATTCTATGGTGATAAGTTTATGATTGATTGGCCAGCAGTGAAGCGGTGTTTATCATCACCTGTATTCCAAGATCCAAGGGATTTATCTCTGCATGACTCATATTTCCCAAATGAGTCTCTGAAACTTCTTGATGGAACATACAGTAAAGCTGATGTGATTGGCAGTTTGATCTTCAGTCCCCACAACAACCTGTTTTTCTTCGTTGATGTCATTCTGGATGAAGTAAATGCTAAAAGTGAACTCAATGGTGCAACTTATGAAGAATATTTTATGGAAAA GTTTAGTATCGAGCTATCCCATCCTGAACAGCCACTTTTGAAAGTTAAACAGCTCTTCAATCTGCGCAATCTGCTGCATAACCGACAACTAGAGAGCACAG AATCTGAGGGTCGTGAATTGATGGAGCACTTCGTGGAGTTACCTCCAGAGCTATGCTCTTTGAAGATAATTGGGTTTTCAAAAGATATGGGTAGTTCTTTGTCCTTGCTGCCGTCTTTAATGTGTCGCTTGGAGAATTTGTTGGTGGCCGTTGAGTTGAAGGATCTCATGCTATCTTATTTCCCAGAGGCTTCTCAAATTAGTGCTTCGGGG ATCCTTGAAGCGCTGACTACTGAGAGGTGTTTGGAGAGGTTCTCGTTGGAGCGCTTTGAAGTCCTAGGCGATGCTTTCTTGAAGTATGTAGTTGGGCGCCATAGCTTTATTTCGTATGAAGGACTTGATGAAGGCCAGTTGACTAGGAGACGTTCTGATATAGTGAATAATTCAAATTTATACGACTTATCAATTAGAAGAAATTTGCAG GTATACATACGGGATCAACAGTTTGAACCTACTCAGTTCTTTGCACTGGGGAGGCCATGTAAAGTTGTTTGCAATCCTGAAACAGAAGCGAGTTTACACCCGAAGAATATCGACCCCGATAAACAAGAAAACTGTAACTTGAGGTGTACAAAGTCACATCATTGGTTGCATAGGAAGACAATTGCAGATGTTGTTGAATCACTTCTTGGAGCATTTATTGTCGAGAGTGGATTCGAAGCTGCATTTGCATTTCTACATTGGATAGGAATAAAAGTTAACTTTAAAGATTCAGCTCTCTATAGAGTATTAGATGCAAGCTCTGCCAATTTGTCTCTCATGAATTACATCAACGTTTCTGAGCTTGAAGAATTGATAGGTTACAAATTCAAGCACAAGGGTCTGCTTATCCAAGCATTTGTACACCCTTCATTCAATAAGCATTCTGGAGGATGCTACCAG AGGATGGAGTTCCTTGGAGATGCTGTTTTGGAATATTTGATGACCTCATACCTCTACTCAGCTTACCCAGATCTCAAGCCTGGCCATATCACAGATCTGAAATCATTAGCTGTCAATAATAATTCATTTGCTCTTGTAGCAATTAAGAAATCTATGCATAAGTATCTTATAAAGGATTCTAAATATCTTATGACAGcggtaaataaatttgagaattaTGTTAATCTTTCCAATTCAGAGaaagacttttcagaagaaccAGCATGTCCAAAG GTTCTTGGTGATATTGTTGAATCTTGTGTTGGTGCAGTCCTTTTAGATTCTGGCTTCAACCTGAACCATGTTTGGAAGCTAATGCTAATGCTTCTAAAGCCTATATTGAGCTTCTGTGACATGCACATTAATCCTATGAGAGAACTCCGTGAACTTTGTCAGTGTAATCGTTTTGAGTTAGGCCTTCCCAAACCTACAAAGGCTGATGGAGAGTTCCATGTCAAAGTAGAAGTTAACATAAATGGCAAAATGATTAGTTGTACAGCAGCAAACCGGAATTCGAAAGATGCTAGAAAGTTGGCTGCACAAGACGCACTTTCTAAACTGAAG AATTATGGATACAAGCATAAAAGCAAATCACTGGAGGAAATTCTGCGTGTTGCCACAAAAAAAGAACCAGAACTAATAGGCTATGATGAAGAACCAATCAAAGTTGAAGATGACATATCTATAGAAACTAAGAATCTACAGGAGAATGGAGAAATAGAGGAAAACATCTTTGTCCAAAATAATGAAGCATCTTCCATTGGGAGGTATGAAACCTCCATTCAGAGTACAGGAGATAACACGGTTGACAAGAATGATACTAATGATGGAAGGATGAATAAGTCCAATGTGGTTACACAGAATGGTTGTCTACTTAGAGGGGCAGctgataaaataaataaaaaggagTATCACG
- the LOC120642360 gene encoding endoribonuclease Dicer homolog 4 isoform X1 produces the protein MGEGEDEASSSGAAAGAAATVAAAPKDPRTIARKYQLDLCKRAVQENIIVYLGTGCGKTHIAVLLMYELGHLIRKPSREVCIFLAPTIPLVRQQAMVIADSTNFKVQRYYGSGKSLRDHKAWENEMAEYEVLVMTPQIFLRNLRHCFIKMDSVALLVFDECHHAQAPKRHPYAQIMKEFYNNLDKPPRVFGMTASPIIGKGGSNKLIYTKCINSLEELLNAKVCSVDNVELESVVASPEIEVYFYGPVGQSNLIATYRKGLDDYKLQSECRLRESLCDFKESLKKLKSLQRLHENLIFCLQEIGLFGALQAARTFLSSSGGSLDRKGVDIDDNHASFVQHYLNKAISLLSCDILDGERALSLVPLAGADADSVDLETLEEPFFSKKFAVLIDVLSRYRLEENMKCIVFVKRIIVARVVAHILQNLKCLDFWKCEFLVGCHSVFKNMSRNKMGSIIEKFSSGEVNLLVATSVGEEGLDIQTCCLVVRFDLPETVSSFIQSRGRARMNKSKYIFLLERGNQSHKKLVGDYITGESIMDKEINLRTSNDMFDCLEENIYRVNGTGASISTACSVSLLHCYCDNLPRDMFFIPSPAFFYVDDVEGIVCRLILPPNAAFRQVNSQPCPSKDEAKRDACLKACIRLHELGALTDFLLPGQGSRKTKVSTIDISEINKAEDESFREELHEMLIPAILRPSRYKLDCLLNLHFYYIEFIPKPADRRYQMFGLFVIDALPKEAEKLDVELHLARARIVKAGIKYLGMITFNNEEALSFVSFQTLIHNFSWDIASHVYGFVFQMMLARNFQEMCLKVLLDRSEFTSSYVMLGNDAALQMGSTFYLLLPIKQKFYGDKFMIDWPAVKRCLSSPVFQDPRDLSLHDSYFPNESLKLLDGTYSKADVIGSLIFSPHNNLFFFVDVILDEVNAKSELNGATYEEYFMEKFSIELSHPEQPLLKVKQLFNLRNLLHNRQLESTESEGRELMEHFVELPPELCSLKIIGFSKDMGSSLSLLPSLMCRLENLLVAVELKDLMLSYFPEASQISASGILEALTTERCLERFSLERFEVLGDAFLKYVVGRHSFISYEGLDEGQLTRRRSDIVNNSNLYDLSIRRNLQVYIRDQQFEPTQFFALGRPCKVVCNPETEASLHPKNIDPDKQENCNLRCTKSHHWLHRKTIADVVESLLGAFIVESGFEAAFAFLHWIGIKVNFKDSALYRVLDASSANLSLMNYINVSELEELIGYKFKHKGLLIQAFVHPSFNKHSGGCYQRMEFLGDAVLEYLMTSYLYSAYPDLKPGHITDLKSLAVNNNSFALVAIKKSMHKYLIKDSKYLMTAVNKFENYVNLSNSEKDFSEEPACPKVLGDIVESCVGAVLLDSGFNLNHVWKLMLMLLKPILSFCDMHINPMRELRELCQCNRFELGLPKPTKADGEFHVKVEVNINGKMISCTAANRNSKDARKLAAQDALSKLKNYGYKHKSKSLEEILRVATKKEPELIGYDEEPIKVEDDISIETKNLQENGEIEENIFVQNNEASSIGRYETSIQSTGDNTVDKNDTNDGRMNKSNVVTQNGCLLRGAADKINKKEYHGDMVHKTARSFLYELCAANYWKPPEFELCKDEGPSHLRKFTCKVLVQIMGPSATLLECFSDPKQQKKAAQEHAAQGALWCLKQLGYLPKDETRV, from the exons ATGGGCGAGGGAGAGGACGAGGCCTCGagctcgggcgcggcggcgggcgccgccgctacGGTCGCGGCCGCCCCCAAGGACCCGAGAACGATCGCGCGCAA GTATCAGCTGGATCTTTGCAAGAGGGCAGTCCAGGAGAACATCATAGTGTACCTTGGCACGGGATGTGGGAAGACACACATTGCCGTGTTACTCATGTATGAGCTTGGACACCTCATCCGCAAGCCCAGCCGGGAGGTGTGCATCTTCCTAGCACCAACCATTCCTCTTGTCCGCCAG cAAGCAATGGTGATTGCGGATTCCACCAATTTTAAAGTTCAACGTTACTATGGAAGTGGTAAAAGCTTAAGAGACCACAAGGCATGGGAGAATGAGATGGCTGAGTATGAG GTCCTTGTAATGACTCCTCAAATATTTTTGCGTAATTTGCGGCATTGTTTCATCAAGATGGACTCAGTGGCACTTTTGGTATTTGATGAATGCCATCATGCtcaagcaccaaaaaggcaTCCATATGCACAAATTATGAAG GAATTCTACAACAACCTTGATAAACCTCCTCGTGTTTTTGGCATGACGGCTTCACCGATTATTGGAAAAG GTGGGTCTAACAAGCTTATCTACACTAAATGTATCAACAGTCTTGAGGAACTACTTAATGCAAAG GTTTGTTCAGTTGATAATGTAGAACTTGAAAGTGTGGTTGCTTCTCCTGAGATTGAAGTGTACTTTTATGGCCCTGTTGGTCAGTCTAACTTGATTGCAACTTACAGAAAAGGGCTTGATGACTATAAGCTCCAG TCTGAATGCAGGCTAAGAGAGAGCCTATGCGATTTCAAGGAGTCTCTGAAGAAACTGAAGTCTTTACAGAGGTTGCATGAAAATTTGATTTTCTGTTTGCAAGAAATTGGTCTTTTTGGAGCTCTGCAA GCTGCAAGGACCTTTCTATCTTCCAGTGGTGGTAGTCTAGACAGAAAGGGGGTTGACATTGATGACAATCATGCCAGTTTTGTACAGCATTATCTAAACAAAGCAATTTCTCTTCTAAGCTGCGACATATTAGATGGTGAACGTGCCCTTTCTCTAGTACCCTTGGctg GTGCTGATGCTGATTCAGTTGATCTAGAGACGCTGGAGGAACCTTTCTTCTCCAAAAAATTTGCAGTCCTTATTGACGTTCTGTCAAGATACAG GCTAGAGGAAAACATGAAGTGTATTGTTTTTGTGAAAAGAATAATTGTCGCAAGAGTAGTCGCGCATATTCTCCAAAATCTGAAGTGCCTTGATTTCTGGAAATGTGAGTTTCTTGTGGGATGCCACTCAGTATTCAAGAACATGTCAAGGAACAAGATGGGTTCGATCATTGAAAAGTTCTCTTCGGGTGAG GTCAACCTTTTGGTCGCTACTAGTGTAGGTGAGGAGGGACTTGACATCCAGACTTGCTGCCTTGTTGTGCGGTTTGATCTCCCAGAAACTGTTTCTAGCTTTATCCAGTCAAGGGGACGTGCACGGATGAACAAATCTAAATACATTTTCCTCCTGGAGAG GGGAAATCAGTCTCATAAGAAGTTGGTTGGTGATTATATTACTGGCGAAAGCATTATGGATAAAGAGATTAACTTGAGAACGTCAAATGATATGTTCGATTGCCTTGAGGAGAATATCTATCGAGTGAACGGCACTGGTGCTTCCATTAGCACCGCTTGCAGTGTATCTCTATTACATTGCTATTGTGACAACCTTCCTAGAGATAT GTTTTTTATTCCTTCCCCAGCATTCTTCTATGTTGATGATGTTGAAGGAATAGTCTGCAGACTAATTCTTCCACCAAATGCTGCTTTTCGTCAAGTGAACAGTCAACCCTGTccatcaaaagatgaagctaagAGAGATGCATGCTTGAAAGCATGCATAAGACTTCACGAACTGGGTGCTTTGACAGATTTTCTTCTGCCAGGGCAAGGCTCTAGAAAGACTAAGGTGTCAACAATAGATATTTCAGAAATCAACAAAGCTGAGG ATGAAAGTTTTAGGGAAGAGCTTCATGAGATGTTGATTCCTGCGATTCTAAGACCTTCAAGATACAAACTGGACTGCTTGTTGAACTTGCATTTCTACTACATAGAATTTATTCCCAAACCAGCAGATAGACGATATCAGATGTTTGGTCTTTTTGTGATCGATGCCCTTCCGAAGGAAGCTGAAAAGTTGGACGTTGAATTGCATCTTGCTCGTGCGAGGATTGTGAAAGCAGGAATTAAATATTTGGGAATGATTACATTTAACAATGAAGAGGCACTGTCTTTCGTATCTTTCCAAACTTTAATACACAATTTTTCATGGGACATTGCTTCACATGTTTATGGTTTTGTTTTCCAGATGATGCTCGCACGCAATTTCCAAGAAATGTGTTTGAAGGTTCTCCTGGACAGATCTGAGTTCACTTCATCTTATGTTATGTTGGGGAATGATGCTGCATTACAAATGGGTTCAACATTTTACCTTTTGCTTCCCATCAAGCAGAAATTCTATGGTGATAAGTTTATGATTGATTGGCCAGCAGTGAAGCGGTGTTTATCATCACCTGTATTCCAAGATCCAAGGGATTTATCTCTGCATGACTCATATTTCCCAAATGAGTCTCTGAAACTTCTTGATGGAACATACAGTAAAGCTGATGTGATTGGCAGTTTGATCTTCAGTCCCCACAACAACCTGTTTTTCTTCGTTGATGTCATTCTGGATGAAGTAAATGCTAAAAGTGAACTCAATGGTGCAACTTATGAAGAATATTTTATGGAAAA GTTTAGTATCGAGCTATCCCATCCTGAACAGCCACTTTTGAAAGTTAAACAGCTCTTCAATCTGCGCAATCTGCTGCATAACCGACAACTAGAGAGCACAG AATCTGAGGGTCGTGAATTGATGGAGCACTTCGTGGAGTTACCTCCAGAGCTATGCTCTTTGAAGATAATTGGGTTTTCAAAAGATATGGGTAGTTCTTTGTCCTTGCTGCCGTCTTTAATGTGTCGCTTGGAGAATTTGTTGGTGGCCGTTGAGTTGAAGGATCTCATGCTATCTTATTTCCCAGAGGCTTCTCAAATTAGTGCTTCGGGG ATCCTTGAAGCGCTGACTACTGAGAGGTGTTTGGAGAGGTTCTCGTTGGAGCGCTTTGAAGTCCTAGGCGATGCTTTCTTGAAGTATGTAGTTGGGCGCCATAGCTTTATTTCGTATGAAGGACTTGATGAAGGCCAGTTGACTAGGAGACGTTCTGATATAGTGAATAATTCAAATTTATACGACTTATCAATTAGAAGAAATTTGCAG GTATACATACGGGATCAACAGTTTGAACCTACTCAGTTCTTTGCACTGGGGAGGCCATGTAAAGTTGTTTGCAATCCTGAAACAGAAGCGAGTTTACACCCGAAGAATATCGACCCCGATAAACAAGAAAACTGTAACTTGAGGTGTACAAAGTCACATCATTGGTTGCATAGGAAGACAATTGCAGATGTTGTTGAATCACTTCTTGGAGCATTTATTGTCGAGAGTGGATTCGAAGCTGCATTTGCATTTCTACATTGGATAGGAATAAAAGTTAACTTTAAAGATTCAGCTCTCTATAGAGTATTAGATGCAAGCTCTGCCAATTTGTCTCTCATGAATTACATCAACGTTTCTGAGCTTGAAGAATTGATAGGTTACAAATTCAAGCACAAGGGTCTGCTTATCCAAGCATTTGTACACCCTTCATTCAATAAGCATTCTGGAGGATGCTACCAG AGGATGGAGTTCCTTGGAGATGCTGTTTTGGAATATTTGATGACCTCATACCTCTACTCAGCTTACCCAGATCTCAAGCCTGGCCATATCACAGATCTGAAATCATTAGCTGTCAATAATAATTCATTTGCTCTTGTAGCAATTAAGAAATCTATGCATAAGTATCTTATAAAGGATTCTAAATATCTTATGACAGcggtaaataaatttgagaattaTGTTAATCTTTCCAATTCAGAGaaagacttttcagaagaaccAGCATGTCCAAAG GTTCTTGGTGATATTGTTGAATCTTGTGTTGGTGCAGTCCTTTTAGATTCTGGCTTCAACCTGAACCATGTTTGGAAGCTAATGCTAATGCTTCTAAAGCCTATATTGAGCTTCTGTGACATGCACATTAATCCTATGAGAGAACTCCGTGAACTTTGTCAGTGTAATCGTTTTGAGTTAGGCCTTCCCAAACCTACAAAGGCTGATGGAGAGTTCCATGTCAAAGTAGAAGTTAACATAAATGGCAAAATGATTAGTTGTACAGCAGCAAACCGGAATTCGAAAGATGCTAGAAAGTTGGCTGCACAAGACGCACTTTCTAAACTGAAG AATTATGGATACAAGCATAAAAGCAAATCACTGGAGGAAATTCTGCGTGTTGCCACAAAAAAAGAACCAGAACTAATAGGCTATGATGAAGAACCAATCAAAGTTGAAGATGACATATCTATAGAAACTAAGAATCTACAGGAGAATGGAGAAATAGAGGAAAACATCTTTGTCCAAAATAATGAAGCATCTTCCATTGGGAGGTATGAAACCTCCATTCAGAGTACAGGAGATAACACGGTTGACAAGAATGATACTAATGATGGAAGGATGAATAAGTCCAATGTGGTTACACAGAATGGTTGTCTACTTAGAGGGGCAGctgataaaataaataaaaaggagTATCACG